Below is a genomic region from Haloplanus natans DSM 17983.
GCCAGATGAATCCTCGCGTCGTGATGGCCGTCGGCGGCTGGGATAGCTTCCAGGCCATCGAACCCTACCTCAACGCGCCGACCGCCGACGTCGTCAACGATGCCTTCGAGGAGGCCGGGCTCGCATGACCGAAGACGACGTCGACCCCGAGGACCCGCGACCAAAGGGCCACTACCCGCGATTCGCGGACAACGAGTGGCACTACGTTCCGGACAAACTCGCACAGACGATCTCGCTCGGGCCGGGCGGCGACGGCGAAGAAGGGCAAAACTGGGTGCTCACGTACACACCGGAGCAGCGAGATGAGGATGACCGCGAGAAAGTCCTCGTTCGGCTGACGCCGCGGGCGCTCCAAGAGCTCTATGTCGAGACAAAGAACCTCTCACCGGACGCCCGGCAGGCAGGGCATACAGCTGAGTGCGACCTCTGCGGTGAATCCGTCCCGCTCGAGAATGCTGTCCCGAACCCGAGAGGCGAGCCGGCACACAAACAGTGTTACGTCGACGCCTACGGCGGGCCAGAGTGGCTCCAAGACTACTAACCCGTGCATCAAAAAGGCCACTACGGCGCGGCGTTGGTCGCCTACGCACCCATTGTGTTCATCCTGACTGCGCTCGGCTACACCACGCTCGGAGTGCTCGGTGGTGCCGTCGTCGTTGGCGGGGCCATGCTTCCCGACGTCGATCAACGAATCCCCGGCGTGAAACACCGAGGACCAACACATACCGTGTGGTTCGCGCTCGCTGTCGGCACGGTCGTCGGTGTCGGTGGCCTACTACTGGGGGCGTCCCGTGGGGTGCTGGCCGCACTCGGGACGGGACTGTTCGGCGCCGTCGTCGGGACCGTCACCGTGGTGGCTCACATCCTCGCCGACGTACTCACACCGACCGGTGTCCGTCCGTTCTCGCCCGTGCGTGGCGAGAAGTACACGCTCGACGTCGTCACGGCTGCGAACCCGATAGCGAACTACGCCCTGCTCGTGATCGGTGCCGTGGTCGCCAGTGTGGCGGTTGCCGGCGGGCTCGCGCTCAGTACTTAACCAACATACGGCCCAGAAGACCGGCAGTTGTTGGTTAAGACCGTGGACAGGAGCAGGCGTACGCCATCGTCGCTGCTGGGCTGACGCCTACGGTTCCCCCGATGGTTCACTGACCACACGTAGCGAAAATCGGTGAAACTGAAGGATACGCCGGCGAGGGAAGCGGTTTCCCGGGCACGAGGGTAAGGGTTGTACCAGAGAGAACCGGGTTCCAGAGCACGCTATGGGAGCAAATCGCGGAGATCGTCCTCGTCGAGCGCATCGTGATCCGCGAAGTATTGCTCAACATCGGACACCTGCTCCAGCGCCGTGATCTCCTCAGCTTTCGCCTCTGCACTCGGACTGTACGCTGCCAGCGCCTTGTGGGGGTAGTCGTGGTACGGATCGATGAAGAAGAGATAGATGACATGATACTCCGTGTCTCCATGTGGGATTTCGTCAACGACCTTGGTGTACAATCGGCACTGATCACCGACGGTGATGATATCGAGGTTGGCGATACGCTCATAGATGAACGAGCTGGGTGGTGCCTCGCTCGTGACGATGTTCAGGAGCCGGGTGATGACCTCCTCCTGTTCCGAGGCATCGAGTGCAGCAAAATC
It encodes:
- a CDS encoding metal-dependent hydrolase, translating into MHQKGHYGAALVAYAPIVFILTALGYTTLGVLGGAVVVGGAMLPDVDQRIPGVKHRGPTHTVWFALAVGTVVGVGGLLLGASRGVLAALGTGLFGAVVGTVTVVAHILADVLTPTGVRPFSPVRGEKYTLDVVTAANPIANYALLVIGAVVASVAVAGGLALST